A stretch of DNA from Streptomyces sp. NBC_01197:
CCTTGCCCTGATCGAGAATCAGGGTCTTGTATCCCCCAGTCAAGAAGCGGACCAGCACCTCACCAAGCTTCTTGACATTCAGCGTACGGGGGTTAGTTATTCGAAGGAGTACCACTGCTTCATTCCCCTGGATGTCCATCTGAAGCCCGAAGCCAACGTTCCCTTTGCTCTTCATGGTCTAAGTATGCGCCTCTCGTGGCCTCTTGGCAACTTATTTGTGAAGGAGATGTGTAGTGATCCAGGTCACTCGGTGGACAGTTCATCTTCAAAGACCAGGTAGGAGTCCCCATCCTGCTCCACGACCCACTTGGAGAGCCCACCCCACTTGAACGGGCCAGACTTCACAACCGCTTCAAAGCCACTCCACAACACAACCCGGTTCAAGGTGAACCGGGGAAGCTCCTCAACCTCCGCCATGTCCCACTCAACAGTCTGTCCTGAGCACCCACCAGTAGTGAGCTTGACCAGCACCTTCTCTCGGGACTCAGAGCCCTCGTAGGGCCCATACACAACGTCCCCCTGGACAGGGAAGTTGATGCTCTCCAGCTTCGAGCCAACCTTGATGGTCATACAGACTCCTTAGAAATTGGTGCCACTGATGTCCACTACGTCAGTCAGCCGGAGTGACTGACTGTCCAGCTCTAGAGCGGCAAAGGTGCCCCCAGAGGCATCCACAACGCCTTCACGGTTCTTGACAGGGCTCACATTCAGAATCTGGTTGCCCCCCATCTCGTCATCCTGCTCACGATGGATGGTGAGGATGAGGCTTGGGACGCGCCCAATCTTGCCCTTCACACCAGACAGCGGGATCGGCTTAAGACCATCTGAGTACTCACCAACCACATGGTGAAGTGCCATTACATGGGACTGAGTCTCCCGAGCCATGTCGTTCAGGTACTCACACATGCCCTCAAGGCCAAAGGTAAATGACTCGGCGTCAGGGCTTCCGCCAATATCAACGTTGGTGATGTTATCCACGACGCAGAGATGCGGGTAGCACCCGAAGACCTCAAAGTACGTCGCGAGGTCTCGCTCCATATCAGCTGGACTTGGAGTCGCATCGTAGTTAAAGCGAATCCACCAGCGCTCACCAAGGACCCTCTCATACTCCCCAAAGTCATCAGAGAGGAGCTTCGCCTTGATGGACTTAACGCTGTCCCCAGTGATGATGGCTGTGGCCCTGGAGAGCTGTGTAGCAGCATTTGAGTCCGCAGACCAGTAGATGCTAGGCATACTCCCGAACAGAGCCAAATTCAGGGCGAAGAGAGACTTTCCTGTGCCAGGGCCAGCAGAGCACAGAGAGAACTCTCCGCGCCGGAACTCAACGTCCAGCTTTTGAAGTGCCTTGGATGGATTAGGGATTGGTTCACCAGCAGCACCCTTGATGCGTACTGATTGAGCCAAGCTATACATTTCACTCCTTCAGTGAAGGGGCCTGGCTTAAACCAAACCAGGCCCCATGGCCTCTTGTCAACTCCTTGAGCAAATAAAAATCAGTGTCCACCGGGACATGCAGAACGGTGGCAATTGTGTGTCCAGCACCAGTCAGGCGATCTGGTCGGATCGTCGCTCATGCCTGTACCTCCGGATCGATGAAATCAGCAGCAAACACATCAGTCGTGGCTGTAGTACTCAACTTCAATACCAGTATTACGAACAGTCACTAGCGCATGGTCCCCAAAAGCATCCAGGAGGGCATTCTCATAGGCCCCAGACTGGATAGCACCGTCAAGCTCCTGGACCCGGTTGTACCGGTCCTCATCTGGCCCCTCGTAGCGGCTGTTCACGTATTCCCGAGCCTCTGCATCCCAATCACTCACTACCTTGCCAAGGCTCGGGTGATAAAAGATGTCAAGATTGTAAGTGGGCTCGAACTCCTCCCCATACTCGTCCACACCATCAACCTCAGAAGCGGTACGAACCCACATGCCATTGACGCTGAACTCGCATGTATCTCCATCATTGAAATAGGGAGTGTACTGAGTCCACCCGAATTCAACAATAGTCGGGTCATCAATCAGCGACTGGAGGAGAGGTGCCAGATCCTCTACCGGCTTCTGCTCTACTCGGGTTGAACCCCCATGGATCTCGCCAGAGACAGGAATACCGAGGAAATTAGTCGTCATACTGAAGCCTCCGTGGGCTGGTTGAGAAGAAGATGAGAGAGGGGAACTTCCTTGCGCTTAGAGCCGGACATCCAAGCAGCAATAGGCATGTTCTCGATGTAATCAGCCGGGGAAGGAAGCCAACCCAGGTCTTCAATGATGTGCCTCTCGGCAACAAGCCGAGTAGGCACACTCACAGTACGTGTATGTGAACTACCAGGAGTACCCTTCGGGATATCAAGTGTTGGGCCAAACACCTCCTGGACCAGCCACACCCCAAGAGTGTGGTGGTACATCGACCGATGTCGGGCATCTCCCAAAACCTTCTTAGAGGAGTCAATGAACTCCTCAATAGGCAAGTAGTGCTCTGGCTCTCCGCCCCACTTCTTGGCAGCGGATACTGCATGATTCCAGCTATTCACTGGCTTCACTCCTTTGCTCTGTTCTCAGTCTGACTGAGAGTTGGCCTCTTGTCAACTTTTAGAGCGAGAAAAAGAGCACGCATGACTCACGTCACAAAACCGGCAGTCGAAGCCAGGGTTGGCGGGGAAATTGCCTGCCTTGACTCCGGCGTCCATGGCGGCATACCGAGCCCCAACCTCCTCCTCAGTGACCTCTGAGAGGTCCACACCCTTCACAGGAGACAGCTTCCCAGTCTTACCCAAGTACCAGTCTCCTCGGTTCACCTGGACCCCGTAGACCTTCTCTACGGCCACCTTGTACGTCTTGATCTGGAACTTGCTCTTGGTGGAACCTGTCTTCAGGTCTCGGACCCTCACTGACGAGTCAGGCTCCTCGGGCAACTGGTCTATGTAGCCCCTGACTTGGACTCCGCCAATCTCGACCTTGAAGTACAGCTCCAGCCCCGGCTTGCCCTCAGGGGTCTTCCAGATCTTCGGCTGTGTCTCTGTGGACCAGGCCACGTACTCCCTGACTTGCTGCCGTCCAAGCCGGTACCGAGCCTCAATGTCCTCTCCAGCTGGAGGACCAGCCGTGAGCCAGCGTTTCAGATCCGGCTCCTTCTGAAGGTCTCCGTTAATCTTCCGGCTGAAGAAATCTGAGTACAGATCAACCATCTCGTCCGCTGTAGCCGTCCGGTCGCTCTTCTCGAAAGCCTCTGCTGCGGAGTGGAATGCGGTTCCCTGTGTCGACCAGGCAGCGGGCCTAGGGACTACTCGCTCAACTCGCTGGAGATAGAAGCGATACGCACATTTCTCGTATTGCTCAGTCTGGCTCACACTCCTGGGCTGATCCTCAATACTCAACTGGGCCTCCGTATACTGTTGTGTAGATGAATGACGTGCTACCTGGGAACTGTCTGTGGGGGCCGTTGTACGAGTCAATCTCCACCGTGA
This window harbors:
- a CDS encoding RecB family exonuclease, with the protein product MSIEDQPRSVSQTEQYEKCAYRFYLQRVERVVPRPAAWSTQGTAFHSAAEAFEKSDRTATADEMVDLYSDFFSRKINGDLQKEPDLKRWLTAGPPAGEDIEARYRLGRQQVREYVAWSTETQPKIWKTPEGKPGLELYFKVEIGGVQVRGYIDQLPEEPDSSVRVRDLKTGSTKSKFQIKTYKVAVEKVYGVQVNRGDWYLGKTGKLSPVKGVDLSEVTEEEVGARYAAMDAGVKAGNFPANPGFDCRFCDVSHACSFSRSKS
- a CDS encoding DUF6915 family protein — protein: MNSWNHAVSAAKKWGGEPEHYLPIEEFIDSSKKVLGDARHRSMYHHTLGVWLVQEVFGPTLDIPKGTPGSSHTRTVSVPTRLVAERHIIEDLGWLPSPADYIENMPIAAWMSGSKRKEVPLSHLLLNQPTEASV
- a CDS encoding AAA family ATPase gives rise to the protein MYSLAQSVRIKGAAGEPIPNPSKALQKLDVEFRRGEFSLCSAGPGTGKSLFALNLALFGSMPSIYWSADSNAATQLSRATAIITGDSVKSIKAKLLSDDFGEYERVLGERWWIRFNYDATPSPADMERDLATYFEVFGCYPHLCVVDNITNVDIGGSPDAESFTFGLEGMCEYLNDMARETQSHVMALHHVVGEYSDGLKPIPLSGVKGKIGRVPSLILTIHREQDDEMGGNQILNVSPVKNREGVVDASGGTFAALELDSQSLRLTDVVDISGTNF